The sequence below is a genomic window from Thalassobaculum sp. OXR-137.
TTGATGCCGAACATGCCCAGGTTGGAGATCGAGAAGGTGCCGCCCTGGTAGTCTTCCGGCGATAGCTTGCCTTCGCGCGCCCGGCCGGCGAGGTCCTTCATCGCCGCCGAGATCTCGACCAGCCCCTTGGAGCCGGCATCGCGGATCACCGGGGTGATCAGACCGCCCTCGATCGCCACGGCGACGGAGATGTCGACCTGGTCGTAGATCCGGATCGCCTTCTCGGTCCAGGTGGCGTTGGCCGCCGGCACCTGCTTCAGCGCGATGGCCGAGGCGCGGATCACCAGATCGTTGACCGACAGCTTGTACTTGTCGGACTTGGCGTTCAGGTCCTTGCGGACCTTCAGCAGCTCGTCGATCTCGCAGTCGACGGTCAGGTAGAAATGCGGGGCGAACTGCTTGGATTCCGTCAGGCGCTTGGCGATGACCTTGCGCATGTTGGTGTTCGGAATCTCCTTGTAGCTCGGCAGGCCCGGCACGTCGGGCGACGGCGCCTGGGCGGCCGGAGCCGCAGCAGCCGGCGCCGCGGCGGGAGCCGCACCCTGGGACGCGGCCGCCTTCTTCGGCGCGCCGCCTTCCATCACCTTCTCTATATCCGCCTTCACGATGCGGCCGTTCGGCCCGGAGCCGGAGACGTCGTTCAGGTCGAGACCGGCCTGCTCGGCCATGCGCTTGGCCAGCGGGCTGGCGAACACGCGCCCGCCGCTGCCGGCGCTCTTGGCCGGGGCCGGCGCCGACTTCTCCTGCTGGGCCGGCTTGGCCTCCTGCTTGGGGGCTTCCTGCTTCGGCTCCTCCTTGGGAGCCTCTTCCTTCTTCGGCGCCGGCGCGGCCGCCGCCTCGCCGCCATCGGCGGGAATGTCGTCGGCGCTCTCGCCCTCTTCGAGCAGATAGGCGATGACCGCGTTCACGGCGACACCCTCGGTGCCGTCGGCGACGACAATCTTGCCGATCTTACCCTCGTCGACGGCTTCCACTTCCATGGTCGCCTTGTCGGTCTCGATCTCGGCGATCACGTCGCCCGGAGAGACGGTATCGCCCTCCTTGACCATCCACTTGGCGAGGTTGCCCTCGGTCATGGTCGGCGACAGGGCCGGCATCAGAATGGGAGTAGGCATCGCTCGGTCCCCCTCAGGCGCGGTAGCAGGCGACTTTGGCCGCGGCGACGATATTCTCCGCCTGCGGCACGGCCAGCTTCTCGAGATTGGCGGCATACGGCATCGGCACATCGGCGCCGGCGACCCGGCCGACCGGTGCGTCCAGATGGTCGAACGCGACCTCCATGATCTGGGTCGCGATCTCCGATCCGATGCCGGAGAAGGCCCAGCCTTCCTCGACGGTGACCAGACGGTTGGTCTTCTTCACCGAGGTGACGATGGTCTGGATGTCGAGCGGGCGGATGGTGCGCAGGTCGATGACCTCGGCCTCGATCCCCTCCTCCGCCAGCTTCTCGGCGGCCTCGAGAGCCTTGCCGACCATGATCGAGAAGGCGGTGATGGTCACGTCCTTGCCGGAGCGCACGACCTTGGCCTTGCCGATCGGCAGCACGAAGTCCGGATCCGTCGGCACGTCGAAGGACTGGCCGTAGAGGACCTCGTTCTCCAGGAAGATGACCGGGTTCGGATCGCGGATCGCCGCCTTCAGCAGGCCCTTGGCGTCGGCCGCGGACCAGGGCGAGACGACCTTGAGGCCCGGGCAGTGGGCGTACCAGCTCGCATAGCACTGGGAGTGCTGGGCGGCGACGCGGGAGGCGGCCCCGTTCGGGCCGCGGAACACGATCGGACAACCCATCTGGCCGCCGGACATGTACAGCGTCTTGGCCGCGGAGTTGATGATCTGGTCGATCGCCTGCATGGCGAAGTTGAAGGTCATGAACTCGACGATCGGCTTCAGGTTGCCGAAGGCCGCACCGACCGCGAGACCGGCGAAGCCGTGCTCGGTGATCGGCGTGTCGATGACCCGGTCGGCGCCGAACTCGTCCAGCAGCCCCTGGGTGACCTTGTAGGCGCCCTGGTACTCGGCGACCTCCTCGCCCATGAGGAAGACTTCGCCGTCGTTGCGCATCTCCTCGGCCATCGCATCGCGCAGGGCCTCGCGCACGGTCTGGCGCGTGGTCTCCTTGAAGAACTTGGCCTCGTCGACGTCGTCGGGGATCTGGGTGGCGGTCGCCAGGGGCGAGCCGAGATCGCCGGACGGGGCGGAGACCGGGGCCGGGCGCTTGGGACCGTCGGCGATTTCCGCCGGCGCCTCGTCCTTGCCGCCGTCGTCATCGTCGGATTTGGCCTCGGCCTTCGGGGCCGGCGCGTCGCCGCCATCCGCCGGGATGTCGTCGGCGCTCTCGCCCTCTTCCAGCAGGTAGGCGATGACCGCGTTCACCTGAACTCCCTCGCTGCCCTCGGAAACGACGATCTTGCCGACCTTACCCTCGTCGACGGCTTCCACTTCCATGGTCGCCTTGTCGGTCTCGATCTCGGCGATCACGTCGCCGGCGGAGACCGTGTCCCCTTCCTTCACCATCCATTTCGCGAGGTTGCCCTCGGTCATGGTCGGCGACAGGGCCGGCATCAGAATGGGAGTAGGCATTCGGTGTCCCCCCTCTCGGGTGCAGCGGCCGGATCGCCCTCCGGGGCAGGACCGCGCGTTCTGTTTCGCTCGCGACGGTGGCGGGCGCGCTCAGCGCGCCTCGACCAGCACGTCGGTCCACAATTCCTCGACATCCGGCTCCGGACTCTGCTGCGAGAAGTCGGCGGCGTCGGTGATCAGATCCTTCACCTCGCGGTCGACCTTCTTCAGCGTGTCCTCGTCCACGCCCTGCTCCAGCACCAGGCGGCGCAGGGTGTCGATCGGATCGTGCTCCTGGCGCATCTTGTTGACCTCCTCCTTGGTCCGGTACTTGGCCGGATCGGACATAGAGTGGCCGCGATAGCGGTAGGTCTTCATTTCCAGGATGTACGGGCCCTTGCCCTCGCGGCAGTGCTTGACCGCCTTCTCGCCGGCGGCCTTGACCGCCAGAACGTCCATCCCGTCGACCTCTTCGCCGGGGATGCCGTAGGCGTGACCGCGCTGCGCCAGGGACGGACCGGCCGCCGCGCGCTGCTGCGAGGTGCCCATGGCGTACTTGTTGTTCTCGATGATGAAGATCACCGGAAGCTTCCACAGCGCCGCCATGTTGAAGCTCTCGTAGACCTGGCCCTGGTTCACCGCCCCGTCGCCGAGATAGGTGAGCGAGACCCGGTCGGTCTTGCGGTAGCGGTGGTTGAAGCCGAGGCCGGTGCCGATCGGCACCTGGGCGCCGACGATGCCGTGGCCGCCGAAGAAGTTCTTCTCGCGGCTGAACATGTGCATCGAGCCGCCCTTGCCCTTGGAGTAGCCGCCGATGCGTCCGGTCAGCTCCGCCATCACGCCGCGGGCTTCCATCCCGCAGGCGAGCATGTGGCCGTGATCGCGGTAGGAGGTGACGACCGTGTCGCCGTCCTCGATCGCCGCCTGCATGCCGACGACGACCGCTTCCTGGCCGATATAGAGGTGGCAGAAGCCGCCGATCAGGCCCATGCCGTAGAGCTGACCCGCCTTCTCCTCGAAGCGTCGGATCACCAGCATGTCGCGATAGTAGCCGACGAGCTCGTCCTTGGACGGCATCTCCGGTTTCGCGGACGCGGATTTGGTGGATCGGGACGTGCGTTTGGTGGCGGCGGGCTTCTTCGCGGCACCCGAGGAATTCGAGGCCGATTTCGTCGTGGCTGCACGGGCCATGGGTCTCCCCCTGTACGTGTCCGGGGCGCGTTCAGTCCGCACCAACTCGGTACCCACACAACTAAGGGAAACACGTCACATTTTCAAGATGCCTAACATCTTGTGTTGCAACGCAAAAACGTCACTTAACTTGATTTTGGTTAAGCCGTCGAAATCACTCAGCGAACCGCCACGTTCAGCACCAGTCCGTCCTTCGGAACGAGGCCGTTGCCGATGACCACGGAATTCGACGGGATATATCCGAGCACCAGACGGGCCCGCTCCTCGAGCATGTCGGTGTCCAGGTTGGCGGGGTTCAGACGGGCGACCTTGTTCTCTAGGGCCTCGCGCTCGGCCGAAACCTCCGCGAGCACGTCGCTCGCCTCGGCGATCTCGATGTCGAGCCGCTGCCACGCGCGCAGACCGCGATCGCCCTCGACCGCGTGATAGGCGAAATACGCCATCAGCAGCGACGCCATCAGCGGGCCGAGTACCTTGGGAACGCGTCGCTTCAGTTCAGCGGACAGGGACACCGAACCCTCCAATCTGCGAATACGACGCATTGAATCATGAAGCCGATTAACGGTCACCGTGAACAGAACGCGAATCGAAACCCGCCAAAGGGCGAATCCGGCACGGTGTTGCAGAAATGACTCAGGCTTTGCGGGCGTGTTTGAGCGCGCGGCTCCGCCAGGCGTTCAGCACGTCGGCGATGATGATGGCATCGCCGGAGCCGTCCTCGAAGACCAGCCCCACGGGCAGGATCTGGCTCTTGCCGGTCAGGAAGCGGTTCATCGCCCGGCCCATGCCGGTGCCCCGGTCCGCATCGAACACCACATAGGCCAGCTTCGCGCCCCGGGCATTGCCGCGGCCGGAGACGGTGAATTCCGACACCTCGTCCCAGCGGTAGCGGCGCACGGTCCAGAGCTTGGCGACGGTCAGGCCCTCGCGGTCCAGATGCACCTGCAGGCGGTTCCAGGCGTTGGTCGCCAGCAGGAACAGGGAGCCGGCGACCATGCCGATGCCGACCATCGCCGCCCCGGTCTCCAGGCGCGGCTCCTCGCCGGACATCAGCCCGAACCCCGAGGCGACCACCACGGCGCAGGCGAACGGGAACACCCCGCGGCGCCATCCCGGCAGCTTCAGCGTGGCGCTGTCGCCGAGCCGGGACGGATGGGTACGCGGTTTCTCGGCCACGGGATGGCCTTTCCGGTCGGGCCTTTAGCCGGCCAGCGGGGCGAGCGACTGGCGGCCGGCGTAGCGGGCTGCCGGGCCGAGCGCCTGCTCGATCCGCAGGAGCTGGTTGTACTTGGCGATCCGGTCGGAGCGGGACAGGGAACCGGTCTTGATCTGGCCGGCATTGGTCGCCACCGCGATGTCGGCGATGGTGGTGTCCTCGGTCTCGCCGGAGCGGTGCGAGATCACCGTGCCGAAGCGGGCGGCCTGGGCGGTGTGGATGGTCTCCAGGGTCTCCGACAGGGTGCCGATCTGGTTGACCTTCACCAGGATCGCGTTGCCGCTGTCCTCGGCGATGCCGCGCTTCAGGCGCTTCGGATTGGTGACGTAGAGGTCGTCGCCGACGATCTGCACCTTCTTGCCGATCTCGGCGGTCAGCGCCTTGAAGCCGTCCCAGTCGTCCTCGGACAGGGCGTCCTCGATCGACACGATCGGGTAGCGCGAGCACAGGTCGGCGTAGAGCTTGATCATGCCCTCGGTGTCGAGGGTCTTGCCCTCGCCCGCCAGCACGTACTTGCCGTCCTTGAAGAACTCGGTGGAGGCCGGGTCGAGGGCGATCATCACGTCCTCGCCGGGCTTGTAGCCGGCCGCCTCGATCGACTTCATGATGGCGCCCAGCGCTTCGTCGGCGGTCGACAGGTTCGGCGCGAAGCCGCCCTCGTCACCCACATTGGTGTTGTGGCCGTCGGCGACCAGCCGCTTCTTCAGCGCCTGGAACACCTCGGCGCCGCAGCGCAGCGCCTCGGCGAAGGTCGGCGCCGAAACCGGCATGATCATGAATTCCTGGAAGTCGATCGGGTTGTCCGCATGCGCGCCGCCGTTGACGATGTTCATCATCGGCGTCGGCAGCACATGGGCGTAGGCGCCGCCCAGGTAGCGCCACAGCGGCTGCTCCATCTCGGCGGCCGAGGCCTTGGCGACGGCCATGGACACGCCCAGCAGCGCATTGGCGCCCAGCCGGCTCTTGTTCTCGGTGCCGTCCAGGTCGATCAGCGCCCGGTCGATGAGAAGCTGCTCGCAGGCCTCGCGGCCGGACAGGGTGTCGAAGATCTCGCCGTTCACCGCATCGACGGCGGCGAGCACGCCCTTGCCGCCATACCGCTTGGGATCGCCGTCGCGCTTCTCCACCGCCTCGTAGGCGCCGGTGGAGGCACCGGACGGAACCGCGGCGCGGCCGATGGCGCCGGTCTCCAGAGCCACATCGACCTCGACGGTCGGATTGCCTCGGCTGTCCAGGACTTCGCGGGCGGTGATGTCGATAATGGCGCTCATGTCTGTCCTCTACACAGAAGGGGTGGGCAGGATGGGTGGCGGCGCGTGCGGTCGGCGTCGGTGCGTTCGGCGCGCTCTCAATAGCCTTGCTCCCGGCAGCATTCAACACGCCAAGTTCAACAGGTCGTGACCGGCCGGCGGGTTTCCAGGTGCGCGGCGGATTTGTATTTCCGCCGCAGAAGGACTAAATTCTCCGGTGTCTCCCGGCTGGCATGTCGGGAAGCGACGATTTAGGAGTGCGACATGGCCATCGCCGGCGTCGATACCCAGGGCAGCTCGCAGCTTAGCGCCCTTCGCAACACTCAGCAGCCGAGCCGCGCTGAGGAAAACCGAGCCCAGGAGTCCCAGGACGCCCGGTTCGGAACGTCCGACACCTCGCAGGTCGAGGCCCGTGAGGAGCGGTTCGGCGATGCCGCCTCCCCGCTTCCGGGACAGGGCAGCAGCGTTCCGAGCACGTCGCTGGCGAGCGAGTCCCTGAGCGCGCTGATCCAGGCGACCCAAGAACAGGACACCGGCCCGGCCCAGACCGGTACCGGCCAGACCGACAGCGCCCAGGCCGCCAGCGAGGACGAGGAGCGGCAGGAAGAGGCCGCAGCGCCGAACAGCACGAACTCGCTGCTTCCGGGCGCCAGCGACCGCAGCGGCACCGGTGCGACGGGCGGCGTTTCCGTCTTCGTCTGACCGCGTTTCCGACCCAGGATCCCCGGCGGCCTTCGGGCCGCCGTTTTTGTTTCCCCCAGCGGGCCTTCGGCCCGCCGTTCTTGTTTCCCCTGGCGGCCTTCGGGCCGCCGTTTTTCATTTCAGTCCGTCGCGATAGACTGGGGGCAGCGCTCCCTCCGCAACGGATGACCGATGACGGATAACCCCACCACGCCCACCTACGCCGCCCTTTCGGTTCCGCCGGAAACCGGCAACGGCTATCCGGACGCCTATGCCAGATCTTCGGCGGCCCGGATCAAGCGCAAGCTCGGCAATCACGGCGGCATCGGCAATTTCGGCGTCAACCACGTCACCCTGCCCGCCGGGTGCCAGTCGGCGCTGCGCCACTGGCACACCCGGCAGGACGAGTTCGTCATGGTGCTGACCGGCGAGCTGGTGCTGCAGACCGATGCGGGCGAGCGCGTGCTGCGCGCGGGCGACTGTGCCGCCTTCCCCAAGGGTACCGGCGACGGCCATGCCCTGCAGAACCGCTCGGATGCGGAAGCGACCTATCTGGAGATCGGCGACCGCACCGAGGGCGACGAGGTCGACTATTCGGACATCGACATGGCGGTGCGCTGGATCGATGGCGCGGAATACTTCGTGCGCCGCAGCGACGGCTCGGTGATCCAGAAGGCGGAGTGACCGGCCGTCACTGTCAAACGCCCGCCACGCCGAAACGACCGTGATGTCTGTGGCCCAGAAGGCCAGGCCAGCTATTTTTGCTGAATCTCGAACCACCCATTCCACTTGCCGGGAGTTTGATAGCAGACATGATATTTGTTGTCGGTTGTCGACGCGACCACATGGATCTGCCCATCGGCATCCGTCGTTGCCTCGACACGGTGCGCGCCCGTTAGGGAAGCGTTCGACCCTCCACCCGAAGAATTCGTCCCGTATAGCGGCTCGGGACTTGACCACGAAGCAGGATTATCCGGCTCCAGCTGCCATGTATGCATGACCGTTGCCGTCTCGGTGTCGATGTAGAATGCCTCAATACGGTTGTCTGAATTTGACGCCACCACGAAGTCTTCAAGCAATGTGGTATGCATACTGTTCTCCTTTGCGCGTATTCTCAGCGGGGGTCGTCGTGACCTTCGCCATCGGCTCTGAACGACCGGACGAATGAGACGCCGAAGCCGTCTCCTGACTCGGAAACGAGGCCGTCCTCGCCTTCAGGAACGGCTGGGTCGTCAGCGCGGTTCCATACTGATTGGGTCGGCAAGCCCGGGGCGGCCTGGGAGGCGGCGACCGGACTCCTTGCCCGTTACCCTTCACCGACTTCCGCACTCACCGACTTCCCCCTCCCCGATTTCCTGGACGAGCTCCGACCCTGGCGCCCAGCCGGGGCGGAGGTCGATCCAGGACCCTGGTCTCGACGCCAGAGGCACGGTCCTGGATCGCCCCCTGCATCGCGCCGGGAGCGTCCAGGAAGTCGGAAAGGTTGCAGGTCAGGACGACTGACGCGGGCGGGAGCCCTCCTTGTGGCCGGGAACGCAGGGTTCAGCGCCTCCCCCCATCTCCCCCTTCCCCCCCACCGACTTCCCCCTCACCGACTTCCTGGACGACCTCCACCCCTGCGCCCAGCCGGGACGGAGGTCGATCCAGGACCCTGGCATCGACGCGGGGGACACGGTCCTGGATCGCCCCCGGCTTTGCGCCGGGAACGTCCAGGAAGTCGGAAGAGGATGCACCGGTGACCTTCAGCGGCGGCGCCTAGTTGCTCCCGCCCCAGGCCGGGATCGGCTCAGAGCTTGCGCCACACCGATACGTGTTTGCCGCTCAGACGGTCGAAGGGTGAGCGATTCCAATCGGCCCACCGAAACTCCAGCGTCATACCGGCGAGCTCTGCCATCAGATCGAGTTCGGACGGCCACGCATAGCGGAAGGGGATCGAAAGGTGCGTGTGGCGGTCGCCGTCCATCCAGACGTG
It includes:
- a CDS encoding pyruvate dehydrogenase complex E1 component subunit beta, translating into MPTPILMPALSPTMTEGNLAKWMVKEGDTVSAGDVIAEIETDKATMEVEAVDEGKVGKIVVSEGSEGVQVNAVIAYLLEEGESADDIPADGGDAPAPKAEAKSDDDDGGKDEAPAEIADGPKRPAPVSAPSGDLGSPLATATQIPDDVDEAKFFKETTRQTVREALRDAMAEEMRNDGEVFLMGEEVAEYQGAYKVTQGLLDEFGADRVIDTPITEHGFAGLAVGAAFGNLKPIVEFMTFNFAMQAIDQIINSAAKTLYMSGGQMGCPIVFRGPNGAASRVAAQHSQCYASWYAHCPGLKVVSPWSAADAKGLLKAAIRDPNPVIFLENEVLYGQSFDVPTDPDFVLPIGKAKVVRSGKDVTITAFSIMVGKALEAAEKLAEEGIEAEVIDLRTIRPLDIQTIVTSVKKTNRLVTVEEGWAFSGIGSEIATQIMEVAFDHLDAPVGRVAGADVPMPYAANLEKLAVPQAENIVAAAKVACYRA
- the pdhA gene encoding pyruvate dehydrogenase (acetyl-transferring) E1 component subunit alpha produces the protein MPSKDELVGYYRDMLVIRRFEEKAGQLYGMGLIGGFCHLYIGQEAVVVGMQAAIEDGDTVVTSYRDHGHMLACGMEARGVMAELTGRIGGYSKGKGGSMHMFSREKNFFGGHGIVGAQVPIGTGLGFNHRYRKTDRVSLTYLGDGAVNQGQVYESFNMAALWKLPVIFIIENNKYAMGTSQQRAAAGPSLAQRGHAYGIPGEEVDGMDVLAVKAAGEKAVKHCREGKGPYILEMKTYRYRGHSMSDPAKYRTKEEVNKMRQEHDPIDTLRRLVLEQGVDEDTLKKVDREVKDLITDAADFSQQSPEPDVEELWTDVLVEAR
- the eno gene encoding phosphopyruvate hydratase gives rise to the protein MSAIIDITAREVLDSRGNPTVEVDVALETGAIGRAAVPSGASTGAYEAVEKRDGDPKRYGGKGVLAAVDAVNGEIFDTLSGREACEQLLIDRALIDLDGTENKSRLGANALLGVSMAVAKASAAEMEQPLWRYLGGAYAHVLPTPMMNIVNGGAHADNPIDFQEFMIMPVSAPTFAEALRCGAEVFQALKKRLVADGHNTNVGDEGGFAPNLSTADEALGAIMKSIEAAGYKPGEDVMIALDPASTEFFKDGKYVLAGEGKTLDTEGMIKLYADLCSRYPIVSIEDALSEDDWDGFKALTAEIGKKVQIVGDDLYVTNPKRLKRGIAEDSGNAILVKVNQIGTLSETLETIHTAQAARFGTVISHRSGETEDTTIADIAVATNAGQIKTGSLSRSDRIAKYNQLLRIEQALGPAARYAGRQSLAPLAG
- a CDS encoding pyruvate dehydrogenase complex dihydrolipoamide acetyltransferase; the encoded protein is MPTPILMPALSPTMTEGNLAKWMVKEGDTVSPGDVIAEIETDKATMEVEAVDEGKIGKIVVADGTEGVAVNAVIAYLLEEGESADDIPADGGEAAAAPAPKKEEAPKEEPKQEAPKQEAKPAQQEKSAPAPAKSAGSGGRVFASPLAKRMAEQAGLDLNDVSGSGPNGRIVKADIEKVMEGGAPKKAAASQGAAPAAAPAAAAPAAQAPSPDVPGLPSYKEIPNTNMRKVIAKRLTESKQFAPHFYLTVDCEIDELLKVRKDLNAKSDKYKLSVNDLVIRASAIALKQVPAANATWTEKAIRIYDQVDISVAVAIEGGLITPVIRDAGSKGLVEISAAMKDLAGRAREGKLSPEDYQGGTFSISNLGMFGIKDFAAVINPPQGAILAVGAGEQRPVVKDGALAVATVMSCTLSVDHRVVDGAVGAEFLAAFKKLIEDPLTMLL
- a CDS encoding cupin domain-containing protein translates to MTDNPTTPTYAALSVPPETGNGYPDAYARSSAARIKRKLGNHGGIGNFGVNHVTLPAGCQSALRHWHTRQDEFVMVLTGELVLQTDAGERVLRAGDCAAFPKGTGDGHALQNRSDAEATYLEIGDRTEGDEVDYSDIDMAVRWIDGAEYFVRRSDGSVIQKAE
- a CDS encoding FtsB family cell division protein, coding for MSLSAELKRRVPKVLGPLMASLLMAYFAYHAVEGDRGLRAWQRLDIEIAEASDVLAEVSAEREALENKVARLNPANLDTDMLEERARLVLGYIPSNSVVIGNGLVPKDGLVLNVAVR